The Gouania willdenowi chromosome 5, fGouWil2.1, whole genome shotgun sequence sequence AACCatacccccaccccccaggcgCAGCCGGGCAGCAGCCACATCCTCCAGCAGGTCCAGGGGGTGACCCCCGCCGCAACAAGGAGCGGGCGAGCAGGAGAGaagcccgcaccagggccagcacggCGCCACAATACAACGCCCTCCacagggaggcggccccggcacCCCTGACAAAAGAGGACGCCATCAACCTCCCCTGTTCTTACTAACAGGTGTTATAGTAgataacagggttggggtcaattacaattacgttttcaattattcatgttcaattacaatttcattatgattaggataaccagcattttttcagtcaaattacaaacaaattacaatgattatttttcctctgaaagtcaattacaattatgttctcaattacttaagttcaattacaattttactaacttttattcatatagtattgtgatgattgtatgcagtttttaatgtgtgtatgATGTCATAACatctttaaatttatattttagtgcagACTATAATATCTAatgtaaaagcccaactagGGAGTTGGAATTTAGGAATAGCTATAAACTACAAATAATCAGTTATATCACAGTCTTATTACTCTTTAATATCGTACTGTCcctattataaaaaaatatatattttatatgcaAACTCTAACCCACTAACCCTTACCACTTGTATGGGTGGGAAGATTCACTCACAGGTAGTGGAAAActtgacatgaaacatattttaatattttttttaactacatacGTGTAAGCctgttttgcgtttaattaaattgcaatcgtcagtttttttattgaatttcaaTGGTAATTACAACTACAAGgtcaactagaatatttgcattaagaaaatgcaagtgaggatgcatgtgaTGGCCCACATCGCACTGCATtaccttagcattagcattcgcttagcattagcttaatgctatcattaacattagcattattctagtgttagcattagcctagcaataacattaacctggcattagtgctgacctagcattagcattaacctagcattagcattaacctaacattagtattagtccagcattcgcctagcaatagcactaacatagcattagctgaACACTAGTAATAtggttgaaaaagtaaaaataggttgaaaaagtggaaaaattatGAATAAGCTAAAATTTCTAATCGAAATGAGCgggaaataaaaaatgtaatgagtcaaaaagtttaaaagttacaaattataaaaagaaatacaagaaTAACTCTCAGGAACTTCCTGAATATTTTGATAGCTTAGTTGTCAAAATCGTACAAACGGTGTAGGAGAAGTTTACGCAGAGaaaaacaatagtgaggatgcctacTTAACgcaattacaatcaaattacaattacaacagcgacagaatttttaaattacaattataattatgccataattgtaattaattatcaattacgcaattacaaatataatttgtaaaaaaaaataaaataaaaaaaaaaatatatatataatttaccccaaccctaGTAGATAATAGAATGTCCTCAGTCatttaatattgaaatgtattcaACCCAGTGACAAATGATAATGGCCTTTTTATTCGTAATCTTTTATTAACAAAGCAGCATTTAGCACTGCCTAAAATATGGCAGGAGTCAGACACATTGacattaaatacagaaaaacactaAAGAAGCATCAATACAATAGCCATGATTTGAAGGAATGTGTCTTAAAGCCAGCAAACAGATGCTCTGCTATTCAGATATATCCATTGATATCATTACAAATGATGGGCTGTCTGCTGCCTGTCTTCATGAGAGCAGTAAACTGAGAGAAGTCAGTGTCCAGCTGGTTCAGCCCAGTGTGGGACTGATGAAAGAAGGGTTTGAAAGCCTGGTTTCCCACAGGACACGACATGCGTTTTGTAGCCTCGGCCCTCCTGCTGACCCTGGATGAGTCTGCTGGCTTTTGCCTCAGCGCCACACCTTTGGACTTCCCTGCGAGTCTCCGTCGCATGTTCCCTAAGATGTCTTTGGCAAGACGCCGACCTCCACTTTGTTTAAGTTCTGCTGGTTCGGGACAGTCTGGGAGGTCCATCCAGTTCTTTATTAGATCAGCAAAACTGTTGTCCCCCAGAACTAGGGGTTGCCTGTTCCTGCCGCGGCTCAGCAGCAACGTCGTCCAGTCCTCCGGATCGCACGCCTCAAATGAAGTCCATCGCTCCAAACAAGCATCAGAGGTGGATTTGGGCCGAATGTGCTCCATTGGTCCTCTGTTAGTGCGAAGGCAGGCCGAAGAAGAGACTCGTACGTTCCTGCTTCTTCTCAGCACCACACCTTCATCCTGCCAAGAAGCCTCAGAATAACCCGAGTCAAAGTCCACACTCTTCTCACTGCTGGGGGAGTCTTGGGCGAGACGTTCACGTTTCTGTTGTTCCTCCTCGTCTTCTTCCAATGGGCTGGCCAGGCAGCAAGCAGAGTCGTAGGCACTGGTTTCACTGGCATCAGAGGAGCGACTAGTGAGGCGCTCCTGACGTGCTTTCTGTTTGCAAAGCCGTGTCACAGAGAAAGTTTGACCTTGAACACATGGTTCGCTTAGTGGCCGTGGCCTCCTGAGCTGCTTCAAGTCCTGCATGGATCTCATCATGTAGTCCATGTGGTCACGTAGGCAGTCAGAGGAGTCACCTAAACATCGCTAGAAAACAGAAAGAGACCAGTTCTTCTTAGCAGGGAAGAGGCTCAGAATGTAGGCTACCAATGGTCtatagcaggggtcaccaacatgttGGACCATGTgacctcaggagctctagtcaccaatgagctccatctaaaatctcatttcctttccaggattcaaaatCACAAAGATAAACTCATGATAGATATGCTTAGtgcttagtaaagttaaatactgctgataaagttttagtatttcatttatttattttcactgaaacattgtgacaaaagtttttaagtgttgcaggtCTGGTGTATAGTCCCTGGTatgttatataatataatatgaagatatatttttaaaaaacgcaaggtggattttctataaaatgtaattaaaatgaaacaattacaTAAATTAGAGGAAATACTTGTAATATggctttatttattcagacaactgttttttcaagaaatttactttgatctcctgacatgtttcgactgtcaactgccagtcatcttcagaggagtctgctgattgctttgacgtTTCCTTGATTTCctcgtaataattccagcaagtttattttgtcttctttttgaatactatggtaaggtttcatttattccgaCAACTGTTTTTTcaagaaatgtactttgatctcctgagatgttttgactgtcaactgccagtctttttcagaggcatttgctgatcactttgatgtgaaaaacagTCGTCCGAATAACTGAAACCTAAACATTgttcaaaaataagacaaaagcAACTTTGCTGGAATTGTTTCCTACCTTTTGAAGTTTCTTCTAGCCTTCCTCATTACCTTCTagttaaagtgaaaccatgaaaatgtagAATTCAAGTAGTTATTTTCTAACTGGTGGCCCTTCGGACTgtgcagtacctatgaagtagctcacagtttcagaaaggttggtgacccctgatctatCATTTCTGCACCTCTGTTAAAAGAACATTAGCAACGAGAAACTATAGAGTTATGTTTTGCAGCTGAGCAGAGATGATTTTTCAGGCTGCTTTCCAAAGGGACACGTCTTGCCCTGGACTTTCTCCCTGAGGTTTGAATGATTCCTTGTGTTTTTTCCCACAACTAAGCCAAAAAGATTTTTCCCAGCTGAGATCACTGCGCGACGGTCAAACTGTATTCCAAGCAGAAGAATTCCTGACTAACCTCAGAGCAGTTTTATAAAGACCTTAGACAGTATTGgactttttaaaaggaaaaactaACATTTCCCTGCCTACGAAGGTTCGAGGGGAAGTTTGAACAAAGTAGAGCATCTGGATGAGGTGCACAGGCTCACGTATTATCCAACTCCTGGAGTCTACACTACAGGATGTTGACTGGTGTGTGAATCTAAGTGTGATAAAGAGCAGGAAATGAccttacacttttttttttttttaacttacacAACACACCTCAATTCATTATGAATCATacacaacgatagagaggaggaggaataaaaacaagacaacactgactacagatgagaatacacaaaaaaggactgttcagaacaactcaagaatgtttgaccagagagacatgtaaacccatgtaaatttgcgatggtaaaacaggggacgggacccagataagcaaactgcttctctcgtctcctttttcggcatgtacaaaaaaaaaaaaaaatgtaaaaaaaaaaaaaagtgaatgtaaccatgtcggaaataaactgaataaatgaataaaataaaaataaaaaaatactgtactctAAATAATGtcaaataataaatgataatattaataaatgaaccTGCATGGTTATCAGTGGGACTGTTGAGTGCAGAAGCTGCTTCAcagtgtgttgtgttttgataATAGTTAGTCGACCAAGCGTGCTCTGCTGGTGTTTGGCTCACAGTGGTGAGGATGATGATGTTATCACAGCTGTGAGCGCTGAACCATTTGGGCCCCAGTAGGGACACTTTTATCTGACATACAGGGACTCCCCCCAGGGGGGCTCAGTGGCCAGTCTGTcactttttaaaacacactGTTCTCCTTGGCTTCTTCCACACAATGTGCTGAGGTAGTTGAGCTGAATGTATGTATGTGCCAGGAAGAATTGGGCTTTAATTAGCTGTGATCACAACAATACAGCAGGTTGACTAAATAAAGCAACAAACTccataataatagcaataataatgagaataacttttttataaataattcaacttttttaaataatgaa is a genomic window containing:
- the inka1b gene encoding PAK4-inhibitor inka2 — protein: MRCLGDSSDCLRDHMDYMMRSMQDLKQLRRPRPLSEPCVQGQTFSVTRLCKQKARQERLTSRSSDASETSAYDSACCLASPLEEDEEEQQKRERLAQDSPSSEKSVDFDSGYSEASWQDEGVVLRRSRNVRVSSSACLRTNRGPMEHIRPKSTSDACLERWTSFEACDPEDWTTLLLSRGRNRQPLVLGDNSFADLIKNWMDLPDCPEPAELKQSGGRRLAKDILGNMRRRLAGKSKGVALRQKPADSSRVSRRAEATKRMSCPVGNQAFKPFFHQSHTGLNQLDTDFSQFTALMKTGSRQPIICNDINGYI